One stretch of Bacillota bacterium DNA includes these proteins:
- a CDS encoding HDIG domain-containing metalloprotein translates to KLRQEAIKGVQPVMVLQNQAILRRGDVVTEEHVQLLQDLGMMQRTQQFWASLLGVAVVLAALVAITAAYISRFHAHVARSARLSTLLASLVLVVAVSGRVLAELPWAFAGYLTPVALAGMLATILLDARIGIVTVSALAVLVGLLFDFDARYVVLGFVTGMIAVFNVHRLSQRSDLTRTGVMAGVAGLVALAAMGVLRSDPQAVVGSWSGLANGVLSSVLALGLLPFVEGLFGVLSSVRLMELSNPNQPLLRRLLLEAPGTYHHSLMVGNLAEAAAEAVGGDPVLCRTGALYHDVGKVRRPYFFVENQFGDANPHDRLAPSLSTLIIMSHVKDGVELARQAKLPEAVVDFIRTHHGTDLVRYFYLKAVNAEGAERVKEDDFRYPGPRPRTKETAIVMLADSVEASARALTHPTPGRIEGLVRRVIRDRLLDGQLDESTLTLQDLNEIAGAFVRILTGIYHVRIEYPQLEREVQPRRHEAGQVADHRARP, encoded by the coding sequence GCGAGCCTGCTGGGGGTGGCGGTGGTGCTGGCCGCCCTGGTCGCCATCACCGCGGCGTACATCAGCCGCTTCCACGCGCACGTCGCCCGCTCCGCGCGCCTTTCGACCCTGCTGGCCAGCCTGGTGCTGGTGGTGGCGGTGAGCGGGCGGGTGCTTGCAGAGCTTCCGTGGGCGTTTGCCGGCTACCTGACGCCGGTGGCCCTGGCGGGCATGCTGGCCACGATCCTTCTGGATGCGCGCATCGGCATCGTGACCGTCTCGGCGCTGGCCGTTTTGGTGGGCCTCCTGTTCGACTTCGACGCCCGATACGTGGTGCTTGGGTTCGTGACGGGCATGATCGCGGTGTTCAACGTGCACCGCTTGAGCCAGCGCTCAGACCTGACCCGGACCGGTGTAATGGCGGGAGTGGCGGGACTGGTGGCGCTGGCGGCCATGGGCGTGCTGCGATCGGATCCCCAGGCTGTGGTGGGGAGCTGGAGCGGGCTTGCCAACGGTGTGCTGAGTTCGGTGCTGGCGTTGGGGCTTCTGCCGTTCGTGGAGGGGCTGTTCGGGGTTCTGTCGAGTGTTCGCCTCATGGAACTGTCCAACCCCAACCAGCCGCTCCTGCGCCGCTTGCTGCTCGAGGCCCCCGGGACCTATCACCACAGCCTGATGGTGGGCAACCTGGCCGAGGCGGCCGCCGAGGCCGTGGGCGGCGACCCGGTGCTGTGCAGGACGGGGGCGCTTTACCACGACGTGGGCAAGGTGAGGCGCCCGTACTTCTTCGTCGAGAACCAGTTCGGTGACGCCAACCCCCACGACCGGCTGGCGCCGAGCCTCAGCACGCTCATCATCATGTCGCACGTGAAGGACGGCGTGGAACTGGCGCGCCAGGCGAAGCTTCCCGAAGCGGTCGTGGACTTCATCCGGACCCACCACGGTACGGACCTGGTGCGCTACTTCTACCTGAAGGCCGTCAACGCCGAAGGCGCCGAACGCGTCAAGGAGGATGACTTTCGCTACCCCGGCCCCAGGCCCCGGACCAAGGAGACCGCCATCGTCATGCTGGCGGACTCGGTGGAGGCGTCTGCCCGGGCCCTCACCCACCCGACCCCCGGCCGCATCGAGGGGCTGGTACGGCGGGTGATCCGCGACCGGCTGCTTGACGGGCAACTGGATGAGAGTACGCTTACCCTGCAGGACTTGAACGAGATCGCCGGCGCCTTTGTCCGGATCCTGACGGGGATCTACCACGTGCGCATCGAATACCCGCAACTCGAACGCGAGGTGCAGCCGCGCCGCCATGAAGCAGGCCAGGTCGCCGATCACCGTGCACGTCCATAA
- the ybeY gene encoding rRNA maturation RNase YbeY, translating to MKQARSPITVHVHNHQRAVQVGPYLRRRPIHRAVREVLRREPRLLGQAVEVSVALVDDPTIAGLNGRYRGRHGPTDVLSFALDDGGKDTAPPEGGPEAARLLGEVVISVPRAVEQAREYGHSVERELAYLAVHGCLHLLGYDHEDEESRREMRSREEAALSACGLFR from the coding sequence ATGAAGCAGGCCAGGTCGCCGATCACCGTGCACGTCCATAACCACCAGCGGGCAGTGCAGGTCGGGCCATACCTTCGGCGCCGCCCGATCCACCGGGCGGTGCGCGAGGTGCTGCGGCGGGAACCGCGGCTTCTCGGGCAGGCCGTGGAGGTGAGCGTGGCGCTGGTGGACGACCCCACCATCGCCGGGCTCAACGGGCGCTACCGCGGCAGGCACGGTCCCACCGACGTGCTCTCGTTTGCGCTGGATGACGGGGGCAAGGATACCGCGCCACCCGAGGGCGGGCCGGAGGCCGCGCGGCTTTTGGGCGAGGTGGTGATCAGCGTTCCGCGGGCTGTCGAGCAGGCCCGGGAGTATGGCCACTCGGTGGAGCGGGAGCTGGCCTACCTCGCGGTCCACGGGTGCCTGCACCTCCTGGGTTACGACCACGAGGACGAAGAGTCGCGGCGGGAGATGCGTTCCCGGGAGGAAGCGGCGCTTTCGGCGTGCGGGCTGTTCCGATGA
- a CDS encoding diacylglycerol kinase translates to MRAVPMSGDLTPRRARSLPESFRFATGGVVFALLPQRNLRIHFVLAILVLLLALAVRLSRIELAVLALTIMLVLIAELFNTAVETAVDLFSPQYHELARIAKNVAAGAVMVSAIGAVAVGMLLFYQPLMTALATGGHASRHSFPYVVLIGLGLTLLLTWAGKAWLTRPVRLAGGMPSGHTAVASALATAIYLSSPNPALTLVGVILAGLVAESRLEAGLHTIWEVMAGAALGVGVMGAVFFLLRG, encoded by the coding sequence GTGCGGGCTGTTCCGATGAGCGGCGACCTGACACCGCGGCGCGCCCGCAGCCTTCCGGAAAGCTTTCGCTTTGCGACGGGGGGGGTGGTGTTTGCGCTGCTACCGCAGCGCAACCTTCGCATCCACTTCGTGCTGGCCATCCTGGTCCTGCTCCTGGCGCTGGCCGTGCGGCTTTCTCGGATCGAACTTGCGGTGCTGGCGCTGACCATCATGCTGGTTCTCATCGCCGAACTCTTCAACACGGCGGTTGAGACGGCGGTGGATCTTTTCTCCCCGCAGTACCACGAACTTGCCCGCATCGCCAAGAACGTCGCTGCCGGCGCCGTGATGGTAAGCGCCATCGGCGCGGTGGCGGTCGGCATGCTGCTGTTTTACCAGCCTCTGATGACCGCCCTCGCCACCGGTGGCCATGCCTCCCGGCACTCGTTTCCATATGTGGTCCTCATCGGGCTCGGGCTCACGCTGCTTTTGACCTGGGCGGGCAAAGCGTGGCTCACCCGGCCCGTCCGCCTTGCGGGCGGCATGCCGAGCGGTCACACGGCCGTGGCCTCGGCGCTGGCTACGGCCATCTATCTGAGCAGCCCGAACCCGGCGCTCACGCTCGTCGGGGTCATACTGGCCGGGCTTGTCGCCGAAAGCCGCCTGGAGGCGGGGCTGCACACCATCTGGGAAGTGATGGCGGGCGCCGCGCTGGGCGTGGGCGTCATGGGGGCGGTCTTTTTTCTCCTCCGCGGGTGA
- a CDS encoding cytidine deaminase, translated as MTLSPQQEEQLVRAAREVRRNAYAPYSHFQVGAAVMGEDGRIYTGCNVENAVYGATLCAERVAVGQAVAAGQRRLVAAAVVADSRTPTTPCGTCRQVLSEFGGDMVVIVDNGQRRWRFTLGQLLPEAFSKEQLSGK; from the coding sequence ATGACGCTTTCGCCGCAGCAGGAGGAACAGCTGGTACGGGCGGCGCGGGAGGTCCGCCGCAACGCCTACGCACCCTATTCGCACTTCCAGGTGGGTGCGGCCGTCATGGGGGAGGACGGGCGCATCTACACGGGGTGCAACGTAGAAAACGCCGTTTACGGCGCAACGCTGTGCGCCGAGCGGGTGGCGGTGGGGCAGGCGGTGGCGGCCGGGCAGCGGCGGCTCGTCGCCGCAGCGGTGGTGGCCGACAGCCGCACCCCAACCACGCCGTGCGGAACGTGCAGGCAGGTGCTGTCGGAGTTCGGCGGCGACATGGTCGTCATTGTCGACAACGGGCAGCGCCGGTGGCGCTTTACGTTGGGCCAGCTCCTGCCCGAGGCGTTCTCGAAGGAGCAACTGTCGGGAAAATGA
- the sigI gene encoding RNA polymerase sigma-I factor produces the protein MSSVDKLAGTAQAPEQGAAAAQLLRLVRQAQEGDEKAREQLISAYRPFVMRAAASVSGRFVRAGQDDEASVALIAFNEAINSYRQQGGRSFFAFAEMVIRRRLIDHFRHESTRRREVPLSSLTLESEDGDAENPLVVAEAREAQRQFEDELLAQERREEILRLSGELGPMGIGFRDLVDRSPRHRDARERALEVARLIADRCEWVEQIRRRGSLPLKDLERHAGVSRKTLERQRKYIIALALILSGNYPHLQEYLKR, from the coding sequence GTGTCGTCTGTGGACAAGCTTGCCGGCACGGCGCAGGCACCCGAGCAGGGGGCGGCAGCCGCCCAGCTCCTGCGCCTGGTGCGCCAGGCCCAGGAGGGTGACGAGAAGGCCCGGGAGCAGCTTATTTCTGCCTATCGGCCCTTCGTCATGCGGGCGGCCGCGTCGGTCAGCGGGCGCTTCGTGCGTGCCGGCCAGGATGACGAGGCTTCCGTGGCTTTGATCGCGTTCAACGAGGCCATCAACTCCTACCGGCAGCAAGGCGGCCGGTCCTTTTTCGCGTTCGCCGAGATGGTCATACGGCGCCGGCTCATCGACCACTTCCGCCACGAGTCGACGCGCCGCCGGGAGGTCCCCCTCAGCAGCCTGACGCTCGAAAGCGAGGACGGGGATGCCGAGAATCCCCTGGTCGTGGCCGAGGCCAGGGAAGCCCAGCGGCAGTTTGAGGACGAACTCCTGGCGCAGGAGCGGCGCGAAGAGATCCTGCGCCTGTCAGGCGAGCTTGGCCCGATGGGCATCGGCTTCCGGGACCTGGTCGACCGCTCGCCCCGGCACCGGGATGCCCGGGAACGCGCGCTGGAGGTGGCACGGCTCATCGCGGACCGGTGCGAGTGGGTGGAACAGATCCGGCGCAGGGGGAGCCTTCCGCTAAAGGATCTCGAACGACATGCCGGCGTGAGCCGCAAGACTCTGGAGCGGCAGCGAAAGTATATTATTGCCCTGGCGCTTATCCTGAGTGGGAACTACCCCCATCTTCAGGAGTACCTGAAGCGCTGA
- a CDS encoding anti-sigma factor domain-containing protein yields the protein MNRVRGLVLERLAGRHAVVLTPHGDFVRVQLPEAAEVQPGQEIWADEVLQGGALAAALRRAFGSWPRAFAATAVAFGAAGALFAALYFRGALSGISAPAGIQAMPGESTVDANAPPAPVAAVATQMPSAPTIRISEQIDAPRLYAPTDFGEWASLRLEGEQAAQEAHSDIVEYVRHALRAGGALGPQSAAAGASVPAGRFGSEATRSGTDGARRQAAQAAKAREAHQLSLPVVRLGADS from the coding sequence TTGAATCGGGTCAGGGGCCTTGTGCTGGAGCGTCTGGCGGGCCGGCACGCGGTGGTGCTCACCCCGCACGGCGACTTCGTGCGGGTGCAGCTCCCCGAAGCGGCGGAGGTGCAGCCGGGCCAGGAGATATGGGCCGATGAGGTCCTCCAGGGGGGGGCTCTGGCTGCGGCCCTGCGCCGTGCCTTTGGTAGCTGGCCCCGGGCTTTTGCTGCGACCGCTGTGGCCTTCGGGGCGGCGGGGGCTTTGTTTGCGGCGCTTTACTTTCGCGGCGCGCTCTCGGGCATATCCGCTCCTGCCGGGATACAGGCGATGCCGGGCGAAAGCACCGTCGATGCCAATGCGCCGCCCGCCCCTGTGGCTGCTGTCGCAACCCAGATGCCTTCGGCTCCCACTATCCGCATCTCGGAGCAGATAGACGCCCCGCGCCTTTATGCCCCCACGGACTTCGGGGAGTGGGCATCGCTGAGGCTCGAAGGGGAGCAGGCGGCGCAGGAAGCCCATTCCGACATCGTGGAGTACGTCCGGCACGCGCTGAGAGCAGGAGGCGCACTCGGGCCACAGAGCGCGGCGGCAGGCGCGTCGGTGCCAGCCGGCAGGTTTGGATCCGAAGCCACGCGGTCCGGCACGGACGGTGCCCGCCGGCAGGCGGCCCAGGCGGCAAAGGCCCGGGAGGCTCATCAACTGAGCCTGCCCGTGGTGCGGCTGGGGGCGGATTCCTGA
- the queA gene encoding tRNA preQ1(34) S-adenosylmethionine ribosyltransferase-isomerase QueA, translating to MDVSVFDYALPPELIAQRAVEPRDRSRLLVLHRQSGLIEHRIFRDVVHYTRPGDVLVVNDSRVMKARFFARRRPQGGRVEFLLLRRVEDETTVGGAGDAGSPGRERWQALVRPGRRAPIGQELTAAEGQLRIRVVERTPDGGRIVEIESPSEPVRAVLDRIGTVPLPPYIREPLEDAERYQTVYARCEGSAAAPTAGLHFTEELLDCLRRSGVEVVALTLHVGIGTFRPVRAATAEEHVMHEEFFTIPEETAAALGRAKAGGGRVWAVGTTVVRALESASAGLGVIKPGSGWTRLFIYPPYHFKVVDVLITNFHLPRSTLLMLVAAFGGTERVLEAYRVAVAERYRFYSLGDAMLILP from the coding sequence ATGGACGTCTCCGTCTTTGACTACGCGCTGCCACCCGAGCTGATCGCCCAGCGCGCCGTGGAGCCGAGGGATCGCTCGCGCCTTCTGGTGCTTCACCGGCAAAGCGGCCTGATCGAGCACCGCATCTTCCGCGACGTGGTGCACTATACGCGGCCCGGGGACGTGCTGGTCGTCAACGACAGCCGGGTGATGAAAGCGCGCTTTTTTGCGCGCCGCCGCCCGCAGGGAGGCCGGGTGGAGTTTCTCCTGCTGAGGCGGGTGGAGGATGAGACGACAGTCGGAGGCGCCGGCGACGCCGGCAGTCCCGGCCGTGAGCGCTGGCAGGCTCTGGTGCGGCCGGGGCGGCGCGCCCCCATCGGGCAGGAGCTGACGGCCGCCGAAGGCCAGCTTCGGATTCGGGTCGTCGAGCGCACGCCGGACGGAGGGCGCATCGTGGAGATCGAGTCGCCGTCCGAGCCGGTGCGCGCCGTTCTCGACCGGATCGGAACGGTGCCCCTGCCGCCCTACATTCGCGAGCCGCTGGAAGACGCTGAGCGTTATCAGACCGTCTATGCGCGCTGCGAGGGGTCCGCCGCCGCTCCGACCGCCGGGCTGCACTTCACCGAGGAACTGCTGGACTGTCTGCGCCGGTCGGGCGTGGAAGTGGTGGCCCTGACGCTTCACGTGGGCATCGGGACCTTCCGGCCGGTGCGGGCGGCGACGGCCGAGGAGCACGTGATGCACGAGGAGTTCTTCACCATCCCCGAAGAGACAGCCGCGGCCCTGGGACGTGCAAAGGCCGGGGGCGGCCGGGTGTGGGCCGTGGGGACCACCGTGGTACGGGCGCTGGAGAGCGCCTCGGCGGGCTTGGGCGTCATCAAGCCGGGTTCGGGGTGGACCCGCCTTTTCATCTATCCTCCTTACCATTTCAAGGTGGTGGACGTGCTGATCACCAACTTCCACCTGCCGCGCTCGACGCTGCTCATGCTGGTGGCGGCGTTTGGCGGCACGGAGCGGGTGCTGGAAGCTTATCGGGTGGCCGTGGCGGAGCGGTACCGGTTCTATAGCCTGGGGGACGCCATGCTGATCCTGCCGTGA
- the tgt gene encoding tRNA guanosine(34) transglycosylase Tgt has product MRAELPAFSVVYRDPVTRARLGQLRTAHGVVETPVFMPVGTQGSVKGVSPHELVEVGVTMILANTYHLMLRPGADVVAAAGGLHRFMGWDGPILTDSGGFQVLSLASRREVSDEGVSFRSHLDGSLQSLSPERAIEVQWALGSDILMVLDELVGFPAGRQEVEAAVERTALWGRRSRERFLRLSASSNERRLLFGIVQGGVYPDIRRRSLDHVLGLEPGGIAIGGLSVGEPKELMCRVLEELEPELPGEFPRYVMGVGSPDLLVEAVARGYDMFDCVLPARMARHGAVWTSGGRIIIRDAPYARDFGPLDPACDCYTCRHFSRAYVRHLLKAGELLGMRLTTIHNLRFITQLMEQIRRAVRDGTLPALRERVLEKFGPPATEGERDA; this is encoded by the coding sequence GTGAGGGCGGAGCTTCCGGCATTCTCGGTAGTGTACCGGGACCCCGTCACCCGTGCCCGGCTCGGGCAACTGCGCACGGCGCACGGCGTGGTGGAGACCCCTGTCTTCATGCCGGTGGGCACCCAGGGATCCGTCAAGGGCGTTTCGCCCCACGAACTGGTCGAAGTCGGGGTCACCATGATCCTGGCCAACACCTACCACCTGATGCTGCGGCCGGGAGCTGACGTGGTGGCAGCCGCCGGGGGGCTGCACCGGTTCATGGGGTGGGACGGGCCTATTCTGACGGACAGCGGCGGCTTTCAGGTGCTCAGCCTCGCTTCCCGCCGGGAGGTGAGCGACGAGGGCGTGAGCTTCCGCTCTCACCTGGACGGATCCTTGCAGTCGCTCTCGCCCGAGCGCGCCATCGAAGTGCAGTGGGCCCTCGGATCGGACATTCTGATGGTGCTGGATGAGCTTGTGGGATTCCCCGCGGGCCGGCAAGAGGTGGAGGCCGCCGTAGAGCGAACCGCTCTGTGGGGCCGGCGAAGCCGCGAGCGTTTCTTGAGGCTCTCTGCCTCGTCGAACGAGAGGCGGCTGCTGTTCGGAATCGTGCAGGGGGGTGTTTATCCGGACATTCGGCGCAGGAGCCTGGACCACGTGCTGGGGCTCGAGCCGGGCGGTATCGCCATCGGAGGCCTGAGCGTGGGCGAGCCAAAGGAACTGATGTGCCGCGTGCTGGAGGAGCTCGAACCGGAGCTGCCGGGCGAGTTCCCGCGCTACGTGATGGGCGTGGGTTCTCCGGACTTGCTGGTGGAGGCGGTGGCGCGCGGATACGACATGTTCGACTGCGTGTTGCCGGCGCGCATGGCACGGCACGGGGCGGTGTGGACGTCCGGGGGGCGGATCATCATCCGGGACGCCCCGTACGCGCGGGACTTCGGCCCGCTCGACCCGGCGTGTGACTGTTACACGTGCCGCCACTTCAGCCGGGCGTACGTCCGCCACCTCCTCAAGGCGGGCGAGCTCTTGGGGATGCGGCTGACCACCATCCACAACCTCCGCTTCATCACGCAGCTGATGGAACAGATCCGCCGGGCTGTCCGCGACGGGACGCTGCCGGCCCTGCGGGAAAGGGTTCTGGAAAAGTTCGGGCCACCCGCAACGGAAGGAGAACGGGACGCATGA
- the yajC gene encoding preprotein translocase subunit YajC → MNMLPLAAAAEQAQGSVWTLILFLAIPFLFFWMLIWRPQQQQQRRREQMLKSLKKGDRIVTLGGIHGEITAIKDETLTVRIADKVEVRMNRSGVSYVKGKEEA, encoded by the coding sequence ATGAACATGTTACCGCTGGCCGCAGCCGCAGAACAGGCGCAGGGAAGCGTGTGGACGCTCATTCTGTTCCTGGCCATTCCGTTTCTCTTCTTCTGGATGCTCATCTGGCGGCCTCAGCAGCAACAGCAGCGGCGCCGCGAGCAGATGCTGAAGTCGTTGAAGAAGGGCGACCGCATCGTCACGCTGGGCGGCATCCACGGTGAGATCACCGCGATCAAGGACGAGACGCTCACGGTGCGCATCGCCGACAAGGTCGAGGTGCGGATGAACCGGTCGGGGGTCAGCTACGTGAAGGGCAAGGAGGAGGCATAG
- a CDS encoding HD domain-containing protein — MIGAFIKAANEHLAAQGFTEHGFRHAELVARVSYNVMTHLGRSRREAELAEIAGYTHDIGNAVARHAHGQIGACILVGVLRDLGMEPDEVAIIAGAVGNHEEEVGQPVNAVSAALILADKSDVHRSRVQNADPARFDIHDRVNYAVKRSFLRVDAGARAVRLELEVDTSIIPLMEYFEIFLSRMVMCRRAADFLGCTFQLEMNGMRLL; from the coding sequence ATGATCGGGGCGTTCATCAAAGCGGCCAACGAGCACCTGGCGGCGCAGGGCTTCACCGAACACGGCTTCCGGCACGCCGAACTCGTGGCCCGCGTCAGCTACAACGTGATGACGCACCTGGGCCGGAGCCGCCGCGAGGCGGAGCTGGCCGAGATCGCGGGGTATACCCACGATATCGGCAACGCCGTGGCGCGCCACGCCCACGGACAGATCGGGGCCTGCATTCTGGTCGGGGTGCTCAGGGACCTGGGGATGGAGCCCGATGAGGTGGCCATCATCGCAGGCGCCGTGGGCAACCACGAGGAGGAAGTCGGCCAGCCCGTCAACGCCGTTTCGGCCGCGCTGATCCTGGCGGACAAGAGCGACGTTCACCGCAGCCGCGTTCAGAACGCCGATCCGGCGCGCTTCGACATCCACGACCGGGTCAACTACGCGGTGAAGCGCTCGTTTCTGCGTGTGGACGCGGGGGCACGGGCGGTCCGGCTTGAACTTGAAGTGGATACGAGCATCATTCCACTGATGGAGTACTTCGAGATCTTTCTGTCACGGATGGTCATGTGCCGGCGTGCGGCGGACTTTCTCGGGTGCACCTTCCAGCTGGAGATGAACGGCATGCGCCTGCTGTAG
- the secD gene encoding protein translocase subunit SecD — MAIAGGMLATRPFRLGLDLRGGSHVVLQAQPSPGTPAVDSETMERALAVVERRVNGLGIAEPIVQRQGQDRIIVELPGIDNPQQAIETIGKTALLEFKSPTGETILTGADLARASLTQDQFGRPAVAIEFKPEAARKFEEATTRYLGQVIPILLDGEPISTPVVRTPISGGRAQIEGNFTMEEARHLVVQLNAGALPVPLEVAEVRSVGPTLGKESIDQSLKAGIIGLFLVFLYMLLYYRLPGGLADLALASYIVLLMGVIVGLQATLTLPGIAGLLLSAGMAVDGNVLIFERIREGLREGKRVRAAVDDGFKGSLRTILDSNITTLIAAAALFYFGTGPIRGFGVTLSLGILVSMFTAVVVTRVLLDAYVNRDPARATRHLLPGEAVSR, encoded by the coding sequence GTGGCTATTGCGGGCGGGATGCTGGCCACGCGGCCTTTCCGGCTGGGGCTGGACCTGCGCGGCGGCAGCCACGTGGTGCTCCAGGCGCAGCCGTCGCCGGGCACCCCGGCGGTCGACAGCGAGACCATGGAGCGCGCCCTGGCCGTCGTCGAACGCCGGGTGAACGGGCTTGGCATTGCCGAGCCCATCGTGCAGCGCCAGGGTCAGGACCGGATCATCGTCGAGCTTCCCGGCATCGACAACCCGCAGCAGGCCATCGAGACCATCGGCAAGACGGCGCTTCTGGAGTTCAAGAGCCCTACGGGGGAAACGATCCTGACCGGCGCCGACCTGGCCAGGGCCAGCCTCACCCAGGATCAGTTCGGGCGGCCGGCGGTGGCTATCGAGTTCAAGCCCGAAGCGGCCCGCAAGTTCGAGGAGGCCACCACCCGTTACCTGGGTCAGGTGATCCCCATCTTGCTGGACGGCGAGCCGATCTCGACGCCAGTGGTGAGGACGCCCATCTCAGGCGGGAGGGCCCAGATCGAAGGCAACTTCACGATGGAAGAGGCGCGCCATCTGGTGGTGCAGCTCAACGCAGGCGCACTCCCGGTTCCCCTCGAGGTGGCCGAGGTGCGGTCGGTGGGCCCGACGCTGGGCAAGGAATCCATCGACCAGAGCCTGAAGGCAGGCATCATCGGCCTCTTCCTGGTGTTCCTGTACATGCTGCTCTACTACCGGCTGCCGGGCGGGCTGGCCGACCTGGCGCTGGCTTCGTACATCGTGCTCCTGATGGGGGTCATCGTCGGACTGCAGGCCACTCTGACGCTGCCCGGCATCGCAGGGCTGCTGCTCTCGGCCGGCATGGCCGTGGACGGCAACGTGCTGATCTTCGAGCGCATCCGGGAGGGCTTGCGGGAGGGTAAGCGAGTGCGGGCGGCGGTGGACGACGGGTTCAAGGGCAGCCTGCGCACCATCCTGGACAGCAACATCACGACCCTCATCGCGGCGGCCGCATTGTTCTACTTCGGGACAGGCCCCATCCGGGGGTTCGGAGTCACGCTGAGCCTGGGCATCCTGGTGAGCATGTTCACGGCCGTGGTCGTGACGCGGGTGCTGCTTGACGCTTACGTGAACAGGGATCCGGCGCGGGCCACGAGGCATCTGCTGCCGGGAGAGGCGGTGTCCCGATGA
- the secF gene encoding protein translocase subunit SecF, which yields MKAARAAVQAPGLAGTPAQRVYDVMRYRGIFLVATVLITALALLAIGVRGFNLGIDFTGGTLLERGLPRPVTAAEVQQVLGGPSLSDLRLGGAVVQPLEQGHSVLIRTRELSQREIGRIDQALQETFGSVDERRTEVVGPVIGRELVNQALFAVLLAVGGILVYVTLRYEHRFGIAAIVALLHDVLVVLGLYALLGLEFNVSTVAVVLTVLGYSVNDTIVVFDRVRERLSRFARRRDYDRLANEAITQTLPRTINTAGTTLVVVLALLLLGGSSLRDFSLGLFVGVASGTYSSIFVASTLWVAWRMAEERHRARARAGAAE from the coding sequence ATGAAGGCGGCCAGGGCGGCAGTTCAGGCACCCGGCCTCGCGGGTACGCCTGCGCAGCGCGTCTACGACGTCATGCGCTATCGCGGCATCTTCCTGGTAGCGACCGTGCTGATCACGGCGCTGGCGCTTTTGGCCATTGGCGTCAGGGGATTCAATCTGGGTATCGACTTCACCGGCGGCACGCTTCTGGAGCGAGGGCTGCCCCGTCCGGTGACGGCGGCCGAAGTGCAGCAGGTGCTGGGCGGGCCGTCGCTCTCCGACCTGAGGCTGGGAGGGGCTGTCGTGCAGCCCCTTGAGCAGGGCCACTCGGTGCTCATCCGGACGCGCGAGCTCAGCCAGCGGGAGATCGGGCGCATCGACCAGGCCCTGCAAGAGACGTTCGGGTCGGTCGACGAGCGCCGCACCGAGGTGGTCGGCCCGGTCATCGGCAGGGAGCTGGTCAATCAGGCGCTGTTTGCGGTGCTGCTGGCCGTTGGGGGCATTTTGGTCTACGTGACGTTGCGCTACGAGCACCGCTTCGGCATCGCGGCCATCGTGGCGCTCTTGCACGACGTGCTGGTGGTGCTGGGGCTTTATGCGCTGTTGGGGCTCGAGTTCAACGTCTCGACTGTGGCCGTGGTGCTCACGGTGCTGGGCTACTCCGTCAACGACACCATCGTGGTCTTTGACCGGGTACGAGAGCGCCTGAGCCGGTTCGCACGGCGGAGGGATTATGACCGGCTGGCCAACGAGGCCATCACCCAGACATTACCTCGCACGATCAACACGGCGGGTACCACGCTGGTGGTCGTTCTGGCGCTCCTGTTGCTCGGCGGCTCGAGCCTGCGCGACTTCTCCCTCGGGCTTTTCGTGGGCGTGGCATCGGGGACCTACTCCTCCATCTTCGTGGCCAGCACCCTCTGGGTGGCCTGGCGCATGGCTGAAGAGCGGCACCGCGCTCGGGCCAGGGCAGGCGCGGCCGAGTAA